In one Serinus canaria isolate serCan28SL12 chromosome 2, serCan2020, whole genome shotgun sequence genomic region, the following are encoded:
- the KDM1B gene encoding lysine-specific histone demethylase 2: MSTGRVRTKKKACSSDQSPDNLPVRSSGRQVKKKAAEAADDDDEASEKKYRKCEKAGCTATCPVCFASAAERCAKNGYTSRWYHLSCGEHFCNECFDHYYRSHKDGYEKYTAWKRIWTSNGKSEPSPKAFMADQQLPYWVQCTKPECGKWRQLTKEIQLTPQIAKTYRCGMKLNNSTKIEGSDQCSMPEDLRVAEVSDHWWYSMLILPPLLKDSVAAPFLAAYYPDCVGMSPSCTSTNRLPGESNLVKLEHLKSVPNVTVAGMNKYFQPFYQPNECGKALCVRPDVMELDELYEFPEYSRDPTMYLALRNLILALWYTNCKEALTPQKCVHHIIVRGLVRIRCVQEMERILYFMTRKGLINTGILSVSPDQYLLPKEYHNKSVIIVGAGAAGLAAARQLHNFGIKVIVLEAKDRIGGRVWDDKTFTGVTVGRGAQIVNGCVNNPMALMCEQLGIKMHKLGEKCDLIQEGGRITDPTIDKRMDFHFNAILDVVSEWRKDKTQHQDVPLGEKIQEIYKAFIQESGIQFSELEEKVLQFHLSNLEYACGSNLSQVSARSWDHNEFFAQFAGDHTLLTVGYSTVIDKLAEGLDIRLNFPVQSIDYSGEEVQITTADGTVWTTQKVLVTVPLALLQKNAIQFNPPLSEKKIKAINSLGAGVIEKIALQFPYRFWDSKIQGADFFGHVPPNSSQRGLFSVFYDMDPEGKESILMSVVTGDAVTSIKNLDDQQVLQQCMTVLRELFKEQEVPEPVKFFVTRWSNDPWLQMAYSFVKTGGSGEAYDMIAEDIQGKVFFAGEATNRHFPQTVTGAYLSGVREASKIAAF, from the exons ATGTCAACGGGAAGGGTACGAACGAAGAAAAAGGCATGTTCTTCAGATCAGTCTCCAGACAACCTTCCTGTGAGGAGTTCTGGAAGACAg gtgaagaagaaagcagctgaagcagcagatgatgatgatgaagcATCAGAGAAGAAATATAGAAAGTGTGAAAAAGCTGGATGCACCGCAACATGTCCCGTTTGCTTTGCCAGTGCAGCAGAAAG ATGTGCAAAAAATGGGTATACGTCTAGATGGTATCATCTGTCCTGTGGGGAACACTTCTGCAATGAATGTTTTGACCACTATTACCGAAG CCATAAAGATGGTTATGAGAAATACACTGCCTGGAAAAGGATTTGGACAAGCAATGGTAAAAGTGAGCCCAGTCCAAAAGCCTTTATGGCTGATCAACAGCTTCCTTACTGG GTGCAGTGCACAAAACCAGAATGTGGTAAATGGCGTCAGCTGACAAAGGAAATCCAGCTGACACCACAAATAGCAAAAACCTACAGATGTGGTATGAAACTGAACAATTCCACCAAG ATTGAGGGCTCAGACCAATGTTCCATGCCTGAGGACTTG AGAGTGGCTGAAGTTTCAGACCATTGGTGGTACTCCATGCTCATACTCCCTCCTTTGCTGAAAGACAGTGTGGCAGCTCCCTTTCTAGCTGCATATTATCCAGACTGCGTGGGCATGAGTCCATCCTGTACCAGCACTAATCGGTTACCTGGTGAATCCAACCTTGTGAAGTTAGAGCACCTAAAGAGCGTGCCTAATGTGACTG TTGCAGGCATGAACAAGTATTTCCAGCCTTTTTACCAACCCAATGAATGTGGGAAAGCACTTTGTGTGAGGCCAGATGTcatggaactggatgagctcTATGAGTTCCCAGAATATTCACGAGACCCTACCATGTACCTGGCATTGAGAAACTTGATTTTGGCTTTGTGGTACACAAACTGCAAG GAGGCTCTCACCCCTCAGAAATGTGTCCATCATATAATTGTTCGGGGGCTTGTGCGGATCCGCTGTGTACAGGAAATGGAGAGGATCCTGTATTTCATGACAAGGAAAGGGCTAATTAATACAGGGATTTTGTCAGTCAGTCCTGACCAGTACCTTCTTCCTAAGGAATACCACAAT aaatctgtCATTATTGTTGGGGCTGGTGCAGCAGGATTAGCAGCAGCCCGACAACTGCACAACTTTGGAATTAAG GTCATTGTCTTAGAAGCTAAAGACAGAATTGGTGGCCGAGTGTGGGACGACAAGACATTCACAGGAGTCACTGTTGGAAGAGGTGCACAAATCGTCAATGGATGTGTCAACAACCCAATGGCACTAATGTGTGAGCAA CTTGGCATTAAAATGCACAAACTAGGGGAGAAATGTGACTTGATCCAGGAAGGTGGAAGGATAACAGATCCCACTATTGATAAACGTATGGACTTTCATTTCAATGCCATCTTAGATGTCGTCTCTGAGTGGAGAAAAGATAAAACCCAACATCAAGATGTTCCTCTTGGTG aaaaaatacaagagATCTATAAAGCCTTTATTCAGGAGTCTGGTATCCAGTTCAGTGAGCTGGAAGAAAAAGTACTACAGTTCCATCTCAGTAATTTGGAATATGCCTGCGGCAGCAATCTCTCTCAG GTATCTGCACGCTCATGGGACCACAATGAATTTTTTGCCCAGTTTGCTGGAGATCACACTCTTCTAACTGTGGGATATTCAACTGTGATTGATAAGTTGGCAGAAGGGCTGGACATCCGGCTGAATTTCCCA GTTCAGAGTATTGACTATTCTGGTGAAGAAGTGCAGATCACTACTGCAGATGGAACAGTGTGGACAACACAAAAG GTATTAGTGACTGTACCACTGGCCCTTCTTCAGAAAAATGCCATTCAGTTTAATCCTccactgtcagaaaaaaaaattaaagccatTAATAGTTTGGGAGCAGGAGTCATTGAGAAA ATTGCCTTGCAGTTTCCATATAGATTTTGGGACAGTAAAATTCAAGGAGCTGATTTTTTTGGTCATGTTCCCCCCAATTCCAGCCAACGTGGGCTCTTTAGTGTCTTCTATGACATGGATCCAGAG GgcaaagaaagcattttaatgtCAGTAGTCACCGGAGATGCTGTGACAAGCATTAAGAATTTAGATGATCAACAAGTACTGCAACAGTGTATGACTGTACTCCGAGAGCTGTTTAAGGAGCAG GAGGTTCCTGAGCCAGTGAAGTTTTTTGTTACTCGATGGAGCAATGACCCTTGGCTGCAGATGGCGTACAGCTTTGTGAAAACCGGGGGCAGTGGCGAAGCTTACGACATGATAGCTGAAGACATAcaaggaaaagttttttttgcTGGTGAG GCCACAAATAGGCACTTTCCTCAAACTGTTACAGGAGCTTACTTGAGTGGGGTTCGAGAAGCCAGCAAAATAGCAGCATTTTAA
- the TPMT gene encoding thiopurine S-methyltransferase isoform X1 encodes MLRALPEDMDHSADASGLLEASDVGSQKERVVTEEEWLQKWEMGNIGFHKEEGHPLLQKYLDVLLNGRSGLRIFFPLCGKAVEMKWLADMGHSVVGVEISEQAVKEFFSEHSLPYCEEPVPEISGAKMFQSTSGNISLYCCSIYDLSSSIIGKFDGVWDRGALVAVNPCDRQRYASLMISLVEKNSSYLLVTVSYDPNKHKGPPFYVPESEIKTLFGNCCEIRCLEKVDDFSERHRQWGLDYFLEVLYLLKVVA; translated from the exons ATG CTACGAGCACTCCCTGAAGACATGGACCACTCAGCGGATGCATCCGGGCTCCTGGAAGCCTCTGATGTTGGGTCTCAGAAAGAGAGAGTGGTGACAGAGGAGGAATGGCTacaaaaatgggaaatgggTAACATCGGGTTTCACAAGGAAGAAGGGCATCC GCTCCTCCAAAAGTATCTGGATGTTCTTCTAAATGGCAGGAGTGGACTGAGGATATTTTTCCCACTTTGTGGTAAAGCAGTAGAGATGAAATG GCTGGCGGACATGGGACACAGCGTTGTTGGTGTGGAAATCAGCGAGCAAgcagtgaaggaatttttttcagaacacaGTCTGCCTTATTGTGAGGAGCCAGTCCCTGAGATTTCAGGAGCAAAAATGTTCCAG AGTACCTCCGGCAACATTTCCCTCTACTGCTGCAGTATTTATGATTTGTCCAG CTCCATAATTGGCAAGTTTGATGGGGTTTGGGACAGAGGAGCTCTTGTAGCTGTGAATCCATGTGACAGACAACG CTATGCCAGTTTGATGATCAGTCTAGTGGAGAAAAATTCTTCTTATCTCCTTGTTACAGTTTCATATGatccaaacaaacacaaag GCCCACCATTTTATGTTCCTgaatctgaaattaaaactttGTTTG GCAACTGCTGTGAAATTAGGTGTCTTGAAAAAGTTGATGACTTCTCGGAGAGGCACAGACAATGGGGACTAGATTATTTTCTAGAGGTGCTATATCTACTAAAGGTTGTAGCTtga
- the NHLRC1 gene encoding E3 ubiquitin-protein ligase NHLRC1, with product MAAEDEAELSLLECRVCFEPYGPDGQRRPLNLPCGHVLCRGCVGALAGAERQRLECPFCRRLCGPAETSDCRPLLQLLELLGPAGGGLGSALGRSGGGPAAAPAGLGLRLCLGGWGSLVNPTGVAACPWSDRLAVAHDGKKRIHVFGPSGFCLRRFGERGDANNDIKYPLDVTVTSDGHVVVTDGGDCSVKAFDSEGRGVLAVREGFCLPWGLDATAKSEVILTDSEAGALYRLAADFPRGELKKCQMIRSRLVSPRAVAVCQTSGAVVVVEHLKARGASKGSTRVTILSAEMDLIGQMDSFGLNLVFPSRIYATAVAFDKEGRVIVTDVCSQAVICLGKPEEFPSFNPLISHGLSYPVGLTYTANNSLVVLDSGDHSVKVYSST from the coding sequence ATGGCGGCGGAGGACGAGGCGGAGCTGAGCCTACTGGAGTGCCGGGTGTGCTTCGAGCCGTACGGCCCCGACGGGCAGCGGCGGCCGCTCAACCTGCCCTGCGGGCACGTCCTCTGCCGGGGCTGCGTGGGGGCCCTGGCCGGCGCCGAGCGCCAGAGGCTGGAGTGTCCCTTCTGCCGGCGGCTCTGCGGGCCCGCCGAGACCAGCGACTGCCGCccgctgctgcagctgctggagctcctgggcCCCGCCGGCGGCGGCCTCGGCTCGGCCCTGGGCAGAAGCGGCGGAGGGCCGGCGGCGGCCCCCGCGGGGCTCGGGCTGCGGCTGtgcctggggggctgggggtcgCTGGTGAATCCCACCGGGGTGGCGGCCTGCCCCTGGTCGGACCGCCTGGCAGTGGCACACGACGGCAAGAAGAGGATCCACGTCTTCGGGCCGAGCGGGTTCTGCCTGCGGCGGTTCGGGGAGCGGGGGGATGCGAACAACGACATCAAGTATCCGCTCGATGTGACCGTCACGTCGGACGGACACGTGGTGGTCACCGACGGCGGGGACTGCTCCGTGAAGGCCTTCGATTCGGAGGGAAGGGGGGTCCTGGCCGTCCGGGAAGGCTTCTGTTTGCCCTGGGGCTTGGATGCCACCGCCAAGAGCGAAGTAATCCTGACCGACTCGGAGGCCGGCGCGCTCTACCGCTTGGCGGCCGACTTCCCTAGGGGGGAATTAAAGAAGTGTCAGATGATCCGGTCCCGGCTTGTCAGCCCCAGAGCGGTTGCTGTCTGCCAGACCTCGGGGGCTGTCGTGGTAGTAGAGCACCTGAAAGCTCGAGGAGCGAGCAAGGGCAGCACCCGAGTGACGATACTCAGTGCGGAGATGGATCTCATCGGCCAGATGGACAGCTTCGGTTTGAACCTTGTTTTCCCCTCCAGAATATATGCTACTGCTGTGGCCTTTGACAAAGAAGGTCGTGTTATAGTAACGGATGTTTGTAGCCAGGCTGTCATATGCTTAGGGAAACCTGAGGAATTTCCCAGCTTTAATCCTCTAATTAGCCACGGGCTTTCTTATCCTGTCGGACTGACTTACACGGCAAACAATTCCCTCGTCGTTTTAGACAGCGGTGATCATTCAGTGAAAGTATATAGCTCTACCTGA
- the TPMT gene encoding thiopurine S-methyltransferase isoform X2 → MDHSADASGLLEASDVGSQKERVVTEEEWLQKWEMGNIGFHKEEGHPLLQKYLDVLLNGRSGLRIFFPLCGKAVEMKWLADMGHSVVGVEISEQAVKEFFSEHSLPYCEEPVPEISGAKMFQSTSGNISLYCCSIYDLSSSIIGKFDGVWDRGALVAVNPCDRQRYASLMISLVEKNSSYLLVTVSYDPNKHKGPPFYVPESEIKTLFGNCCEIRCLEKVDDFSERHRQWGLDYFLEVLYLLKVVA, encoded by the exons ATGGACCACTCAGCGGATGCATCCGGGCTCCTGGAAGCCTCTGATGTTGGGTCTCAGAAAGAGAGAGTGGTGACAGAGGAGGAATGGCTacaaaaatgggaaatgggTAACATCGGGTTTCACAAGGAAGAAGGGCATCC GCTCCTCCAAAAGTATCTGGATGTTCTTCTAAATGGCAGGAGTGGACTGAGGATATTTTTCCCACTTTGTGGTAAAGCAGTAGAGATGAAATG GCTGGCGGACATGGGACACAGCGTTGTTGGTGTGGAAATCAGCGAGCAAgcagtgaaggaatttttttcagaacacaGTCTGCCTTATTGTGAGGAGCCAGTCCCTGAGATTTCAGGAGCAAAAATGTTCCAG AGTACCTCCGGCAACATTTCCCTCTACTGCTGCAGTATTTATGATTTGTCCAG CTCCATAATTGGCAAGTTTGATGGGGTTTGGGACAGAGGAGCTCTTGTAGCTGTGAATCCATGTGACAGACAACG CTATGCCAGTTTGATGATCAGTCTAGTGGAGAAAAATTCTTCTTATCTCCTTGTTACAGTTTCATATGatccaaacaaacacaaag GCCCACCATTTTATGTTCCTgaatctgaaattaaaactttGTTTG GCAACTGCTGTGAAATTAGGTGTCTTGAAAAAGTTGATGACTTCTCGGAGAGGCACAGACAATGGGGACTAGATTATTTTCTAGAGGTGCTATATCTACTAAAGGTTGTAGCTtga